A stretch of Drosophila gunungcola strain Sukarami chromosome 3L unlocalized genomic scaffold, Dgunungcola_SK_2 000002F, whole genome shotgun sequence DNA encodes these proteins:
- the LOC128257611 gene encoding uncharacterized protein LOC128257611 yields MNTPVWFPFCATLFIVLQQTITQDVHSRSKRFLIFPRQAPTRHQFIAGIGIPADLEYESLTVGYVLKAEYYLPYNASVYRQNPLFPEYKPNKIDAEKQREFFKKPTYLRWQMYDFIEHMLNGYGLNGHECLLEAICEANSIKFAKDFSTAAEMLHLLLSPSSTLNSDSKQARDFILAEKEGARMNCAKYDCNTKIIDWFSFVRKLDF; encoded by the exons ATGAATACACCTGTGTGGTTTCCATTTTGTGCAActctttttattgttttgcaGCAAACTATCACACAAGATGTACATTCCAGAAGTAAacgatttttaatatttcctcGGCAAGCGCCCACAAGACACCAG TTTATTGCTGGTATTGGCATCCCTGCCGATCTTGAGTACGAATCACTTACAGTGGGTTACGTTTTAAAAGCAGAGTATTATCTGCCATACAATGCAAGTGTCTATAGGCAAAACCCACTTTTTCCCGAATATAAACCAAATAAGATAGACGCCGAGAAACAAAGAGAGTTCTTTAAGAAGCCTACGTATCTTCGTTGGCAAATGTACGACTTTATCGAACATATGCTAAACGG TTACGGATTAAATGGACACGAATGTCTTTTGGAGGCCATATGCGAAGctaatagtattaaatttgcAAAGGACTTTAGCACTGCAGCTGAAATGTTGCACTTGCTTTTAAG TCCATCTTCGACTTTAAACTCTGATTCGAAACAAGCACGGGATTTTATACTCGCAGAAAAAGAAGGAGCCCGAATGAACTGTGCAAAGTATGACTGCAATACTAAAATCATCGATTGGTTTTCTTTTGTCAGAAAactagatttttaa